In one Leptospiraceae bacterium genomic region, the following are encoded:
- a CDS encoding SpoIIE family protein phosphatase yields MDWFLLSYYSIGVFACFLISFIMSIFLGTRRGASDTTKWLAGLFLGFTGMFFGYFMAYSTFHELGAYHRYLTTLVIIGNASFVGFSYNFPRNENPREFKYITGLAFIIAITTYIIFFYQNLNIEKFYDFEAHHYNFDAGKIMAVFILLEFILSLNILIRKTIRYSEYHGKLKNKFLIGVYKFFFPKGKDAEATKSYTKALFLLIGIGIINSLHKTGVITYDQYAFLYATGSLLVSFYIVLTYLNNSPEPTSFMVKLLGITLVTLLLVMGFVGKIALEVNESDYDNQRITEVKNAREHILKKEFEVLPEGIQYVLSRPLEGGVFQDKYELLFSRQNEYKLSLEEIYKAEATDKEREFEAQKQKIHKKFSGMSEDELKRLALEQINLRKFESYKRGYRNAGKLFTHFLFIHDNTLYEVGYSYYEYRQHTDRTARKVWYIIIFASIVTLITFPRFFRTSLVEPLDNLLEGVRKVNHGNLELEVPIKSHDEIGFLATSFNSMVVSIRDARRELQDYADNLEHKVQDRTREVQDKMEEVHKLKVQQDGDYFLTSLLAKPLFYNANKSGFVKTDFIIHQKKQFEFRNRKSELGGDICLTGNLRLGKKESYKRYTVAINGDAMGKSMQGAGGSLVMGVVMNSILARSAANDRILDLSPAEWLSKTYQEVHSVFKSFNGTMVISAVFFVVDDETGDCWYFNAEHPFTVLFRDGKASFIENDLKLRKLGLDSEIEFQVYDFRMKPGDVLILGSDGRDDINLSPNQPFKTLNEDEFLFLRHVEKGNGILEEIVASIENTGELTDDLSLLRIGFKEGILEEESFELNSLNTNTALENIYHNISESEEITKSKVLEKVYKEAKEKYESGEIERSIEILRENYHNGNSSKKIARLLGLLYFKNKQYKEAANLLSEYLEQDSEQADLWYYLSVSQKRIGELAMSINSSRFLYDMKPDHLPNLLSLSFLLFEIGETREARQFAEEALSYKPGVAQVKKLEKILNS; encoded by the coding sequence ATGGATTGGTTTTTGCTCTCTTACTATTCAATCGGTGTATTTGCCTGTTTTTTAATCAGCTTCATTATGTCTATATTTCTCGGCACCAGAAGAGGAGCATCCGATACTACGAAATGGCTGGCAGGCCTTTTTTTAGGTTTTACCGGAATGTTCTTCGGATATTTCATGGCCTACTCCACCTTTCATGAATTAGGAGCTTATCATAGATATCTAACAACCCTGGTAATCATAGGAAATGCCAGTTTTGTAGGCTTTTCTTATAATTTTCCAAGAAATGAGAATCCCAGGGAATTTAAATATATCACCGGTCTGGCCTTTATCATAGCAATAACTACTTATATTATTTTCTTTTATCAGAATCTAAATATAGAAAAATTTTACGATTTCGAAGCCCATCATTACAATTTTGATGCCGGAAAAATTATGGCTGTCTTTATCTTATTAGAATTTATACTATCTTTGAATATTCTAATTCGCAAAACCATTCGTTATTCCGAGTATCACGGAAAACTCAAAAATAAATTTCTAATCGGAGTATATAAATTCTTCTTTCCTAAGGGCAAGGATGCGGAAGCTACCAAGAGTTATACGAAAGCTTTATTCTTATTAATCGGTATTGGAATTATCAATAGTCTTCATAAAACCGGGGTTATCACCTACGACCAGTATGCATTTTTGTATGCTACAGGCTCTCTCCTTGTCAGTTTTTATATTGTTCTTACTTATTTGAACAACTCACCGGAACCTACCAGCTTCATGGTAAAGCTTCTCGGAATCACCCTAGTAACCCTTCTTCTGGTTATGGGTTTTGTAGGTAAAATTGCTCTTGAAGTAAACGAGTCCGATTATGACAACCAGAGGATTACAGAGGTTAAAAACGCCAGGGAGCATATCTTAAAAAAAGAGTTTGAGGTATTACCGGAAGGCATCCAATATGTTCTATCCCGGCCCTTAGAAGGAGGAGTTTTTCAGGATAAATATGAACTCCTGTTTTCAAGACAGAATGAATACAAGCTTAGCCTGGAAGAAATCTATAAGGCTGAAGCTACAGATAAAGAAAGAGAATTCGAAGCACAAAAGCAAAAGATCCATAAAAAATTTTCCGGTATGAGTGAAGACGAACTCAAGCGTCTGGCTTTGGAGCAAATCAACCTGAGAAAGTTTGAATCCTATAAACGGGGATACCGAAATGCCGGTAAACTTTTTACACACTTCTTGTTTATCCATGATAATACTCTGTACGAAGTTGGATACAGCTATTATGAATACAGACAGCATACCGATAGAACAGCAAGAAAAGTATGGTATATTATTATCTTTGCCAGTATTGTTACCCTGATTACCTTTCCCCGCTTTTTCCGCACCAGTCTCGTGGAACCTCTTGATAATCTTTTAGAAGGTGTAAGAAAAGTAAACCACGGTAATCTGGAACTCGAAGTTCCTATAAAAAGTCACGATGAAATTGGTTTCCTGGCTACTTCTTTTAACTCGATGGTGGTTTCGATTCGGGATGCTAGAAGAGAATTACAGGACTATGCAGATAATCTTGAACATAAGGTTCAGGATAGAACCAGGGAAGTCCAGGATAAAATGGAAGAAGTACATAAGCTAAAGGTTCAGCAGGATGGAGATTATTTTCTAACGTCTTTATTAGCAAAACCTTTATTTTATAACGCCAATAAATCAGGTTTTGTAAAAACGGATTTTATTATTCATCAGAAAAAGCAATTCGAATTTCGAAATCGAAAATCGGAATTAGGTGGTGATATCTGTTTAACCGGTAATCTTCGACTCGGTAAAAAAGAGTCTTATAAGCGATACACAGTAGCTATCAATGGAGATGCAATGGGGAAATCCATGCAGGGTGCCGGGGGTTCTCTGGTTATGGGAGTAGTCATGAATTCTATCCTTGCCCGCTCTGCCGCCAATGATAGGATTTTAGACTTAAGCCCGGCTGAATGGCTAAGCAAAACCTATCAGGAAGTTCATTCTGTCTTTAAATCTTTCAACGGAACTATGGTCATCTCTGCTGTATTTTTTGTTGTAGATGACGAAACAGGAGATTGCTGGTATTTTAACGCAGAACACCCTTTTACTGTTTTATTTCGAGATGGTAAAGCCTCCTTTATTGAAAATGATTTGAAGTTAAGAAAGTTAGGTCTGGATTCGGAAATCGAATTTCAAGTATATGATTTTCGAATGAAGCCGGGTGATGTACTGATTCTCGGTTCGGACGGCAGAGACGATATAAACCTGAGTCCAAACCAACCTTTTAAAACTTTAAATGAAGATGAATTTTTATTCTTAAGGCATGTGGAAAAGGGCAATGGAATCCTCGAAGAAATTGTGGCTTCTATTGAAAATACGGGTGAATTAACCGATGACCTTTCCTTATTAAGAATTGGCTTCAAAGAAGGTATACTGGAAGAAGAATCTTTCGAACTTAACTCACTCAATACAAACACAGCTTTAGAGAACATATACCATAATATTTCCGAGAGTGAAGAAATTACAAAATCCAAAGTATTGGAGAAAGTGTATAAAGAAGCCAAGGAAAAATATGAATCCGGTGAAATAGAACGATCTATAGAAATTTTGAGAGAAAACTATCATAACGGGAATTCCAGTAAAAAAATTGCAAGACTTCTTGGACTTTTATACTTTAAAAATAAACAATATAAAGAAGCAGCCAATCTGCTCAGTGAATACCTTGAACAGGATTCCGAACAGGCAGATCTATGGTACTACCTTTCCGTTTCTCAAAAAAGAATTGGCGAGCTGGCAATGTCGATCAATTCATCCAGGTTCTTATACGACATGAAACCGGATCATCTACCTAACCTCTTAAGTCTTTCGTTTCTTCTCTTTGAAATTGGAGAAACTCGTGAAGCGAGGCAATTTGCAGAAGAAGCTCTTTCCTACAAACCCGGCGTTGCCCAGGTGAAAAAGCTGGAGAAAATTTTAAATTCATAA
- a CDS encoding EAL domain-containing protein: MKETDIKIFLIEDSEDDAILLQRRLKKEGFHFKIKRISKIQDLAYTLESFNPDIVITDHNLNFFDSNEVIKIVRQYDKDLPIIIVSGEIGEEIAINAMRAGASDYIMKDNLMRLGPVIERELREAESRKGQRIAEETIRFMAYHDPLTGLTNRFELERSLKDILDSSKRTGDTHCLLYLDLDQFKVINDTCGHIAGDELLKQVSLIMEQAIGRNAILARLGGDEFAILLKNCKINQAKKIGYNILKILSDFRFNWLDKMFSISGSIGALEITSSYENINEMLSMADIACYAAKDAGRNRLQVYSHGDSEMTFRREELRWLSRLNEGIVKQRLVLFKQEIIPLQNDERTFYEFLLRMRGNNGELILPGAFIPAAERYNLMPIVDRWVIENVLIYIKTEYAKKAIVPGKVKFFINLSGASLSDDTFFDFVIDKIESSEISPDFLCFEITETSALSDMKKTIDFINLVRSKGSSFALDDFGSGMCSYGYLKSLPVDFLKIDGSFVSDMMEDPMDYAIVESINKISHIIGLKTIAEYVENDEVLKELIKLGIDFAQGFGISRPSALHPET; encoded by the coding sequence ATGAAAGAGACAGATATTAAAATTTTTCTAATAGAAGATTCTGAAGATGATGCTATCTTATTACAAAGGCGATTAAAAAAAGAAGGTTTTCACTTTAAGATTAAACGTATATCAAAAATACAGGACTTAGCCTATACCCTCGAATCATTTAATCCTGATATTGTAATCACCGATCATAACCTTAACTTCTTTGACTCTAATGAAGTAATTAAAATTGTCAGGCAGTATGATAAAGATTTGCCGATCATAATTGTTTCCGGAGAAATCGGCGAGGAAATTGCAATCAATGCCATGAGGGCAGGAGCCAGTGATTATATAATGAAAGATAATTTAATGCGACTTGGACCTGTCATCGAAAGAGAACTTCGCGAAGCCGAATCCAGAAAAGGTCAAAGAATCGCAGAAGAAACGATTCGCTTCATGGCCTATCACGACCCTTTAACCGGCTTAACCAATCGTTTTGAACTGGAAAGAAGTTTAAAAGATATACTGGATTCTTCAAAGAGAACGGGGGATACTCATTGCTTATTGTATCTCGATCTCGATCAATTTAAAGTCATCAACGATACTTGCGGACACATTGCTGGTGATGAATTACTAAAGCAGGTTTCCTTGATTATGGAACAGGCTATCGGAAGAAATGCAATCCTGGCAAGACTTGGTGGAGATGAATTTGCTATTCTTTTAAAAAACTGCAAAATAAACCAGGCAAAAAAAATCGGCTATAATATTTTAAAAATCTTAAGTGACTTTCGCTTTAACTGGTTGGACAAAATGTTCAGTATAAGCGGAAGCATCGGAGCATTAGAAATAACATCGAGTTATGAGAATATTAACGAAATGTTAAGTATGGCCGATATAGCCTGCTATGCTGCTAAAGACGCGGGACGAAATCGCCTACAGGTCTATTCCCACGGAGACAGTGAAATGACCTTCCGCAGGGAAGAACTCCGCTGGCTCAGCCGCTTGAATGAGGGAATTGTTAAACAGCGCCTGGTTCTTTTTAAACAGGAAATTATTCCCTTACAGAATGATGAGAGAACTTTCTATGAATTTTTGTTGCGTATGCGGGGAAATAATGGAGAACTAATTTTACCGGGGGCTTTTATTCCCGCAGCAGAGCGTTATAACCTGATGCCTATTGTTGATAGATGGGTTATTGAAAATGTTTTAATCTATATAAAAACGGAATATGCAAAAAAGGCTATAGTTCCGGGTAAGGTAAAATTTTTCATAAATCTTTCCGGAGCCAGTTTAAGCGATGATACTTTTTTTGATTTTGTTATTGATAAGATAGAATCTTCTGAAATATCACCGGATTTTCTCTGTTTTGAGATTACAGAAACCAGTGCGCTCTCCGATATGAAAAAAACTATAGACTTCATTAATCTGGTACGCTCTAAAGGAAGTAGTTTTGCTCTGGATGACTTCGGTTCCGGAATGTGCTCCTATGGTTATCTAAAAAGCCTGCCGGTAGATTTTCTAAAAATCGATGGTTCTTTTGTCAGTGATATGATGGAAGATCCGATGGACTACGCCATTGTCGAATCAATTAATAAAATCAGTCATATCATAGGTTTAAAAACAATAGCAGAATATGTTGAAAATGATGAGGTTCTAAAAGAACTCATTAAATTAGGAATAGACTTTGCGCAGGGATTTGGAATATCCCGGCCTTCAGCCCTACACCCGGAAACCTAA
- a CDS encoding PIG-L family deacetylase, translated as MNKTKLTIACVGAHPDDVELSMGGTVLRMKEAGHEVILVDLSNGEPTPYGSVETRKTESENSANLLGVKRIQLDFPNRYIEDSISNKKRLAEVFREIKCDYIFTHYEYDSHPDHGAACKLTEAARFYSKLTKSDIKGEPFYPYQIIYYFPNHIRINLKPSFCVDVSPFVEKKREALNCYESQFIKKGNGKMIEDTILLNSFYGLSINCNYAEPFYIREALDILKISSLFR; from the coding sequence ATGAATAAAACAAAGTTAACAATAGCCTGTGTGGGAGCTCATCCTGATGATGTTGAGTTAAGTATGGGCGGAACAGTTCTCAGGATGAAAGAAGCCGGGCATGAAGTAATATTAGTGGATCTTTCCAACGGAGAACCAACTCCTTACGGAAGCGTAGAAACAAGGAAAACTGAAAGTGAAAATTCGGCGAATCTTTTAGGTGTGAAACGTATTCAATTAGACTTTCCAAACCGCTATATTGAAGATAGCATTAGTAATAAAAAGAGATTAGCTGAAGTTTTTCGAGAAATAAAATGTGATTATATATTTACTCACTATGAATATGATTCTCATCCTGATCATGGAGCTGCTTGTAAGTTAACCGAAGCTGCAAGGTTTTACTCCAAACTTACCAAGTCTGATATTAAAGGTGAGCCGTTTTATCCGTATCAGATTATATATTATTTTCCTAATCATATTCGCATTAATTTAAAACCTTCTTTTTGTGTGGATGTGAGTCCTTTTGTTGAAAAGAAACGTGAGGCTTTGAATTGCTACGAATCCCAATTTATAAAAAAAGGAAATGGTAAGATGATAGAGGATACTATTCTACTCAATAGTTTTTATGGTTTAAGTATCAATTGTAATTATGCCGAACCTTTTTATATTCGAGAAGCTCTGGACATCCTGAAAATTTCCAGCCTATTTCGCTGA
- a CDS encoding AAA family ATPase: MDLQSIKIKLKDVVKELEPCVNHYLKNYYDLGDAAKRFMKAEALLQSEIIRIGAYLHANKSLPVETLEIMFLLLKELDPACKHPSSIKQDIDLYISNTKSIGKNLEISSLELPVLMKVVRYYDFDHLSNKFDIVSNYLFQLLNLMVKSDNRVTDTEKFFLDHYRKVLHEPIPELEKKYRDSMPDISANISSIYNDFFSPAGEKKKLIYVDDPREPKKEEPVKDEIKNKGNVVEPELEEEKLEDLLLELEKLIGLKNVKEEVTNLVNILKVEKIRKEKNLPIPSRSLHMVFTGNPGTGKTTIARLIARVFRSLGILEKGHLVETDRSGLVAGFVGQTATKTLEVCQKALGGVLFIDEAYALSEGGENDFGTEAINTLLKYMEDNRNNFIAIVAGYTNNMKRFIEKNPGLQSRFNKYIEFPDYTPEELLEIFHIFVNKSKLILTKDAKEAVLKIFREAYEKRDDKFGNGRMARNLFEKVYSRQANRLVTITELNDEILCTIEKVDISEENKEEKSSEKKTTQISSEITDTEVNENE, translated from the coding sequence ATGGATCTACAATCGATTAAAATCAAATTAAAAGATGTGGTAAAAGAACTTGAACCCTGCGTCAATCATTACCTGAAAAATTATTACGATCTGGGAGATGCTGCCAAAAGATTTATGAAGGCAGAAGCCCTATTACAATCCGAAATAATTCGCATTGGAGCTTATCTTCATGCCAATAAGTCTCTTCCGGTTGAAACCCTGGAAATCATGTTTTTACTTCTAAAAGAATTAGACCCGGCCTGTAAACATCCTTCTTCTATAAAGCAGGATATAGATCTGTATATTAGCAATACAAAATCGATTGGGAAAAATTTAGAAATTAGTTCATTAGAGTTACCCGTACTAATGAAAGTTGTAAGGTACTATGACTTTGATCATTTGAGCAATAAGTTTGATATAGTATCTAATTATTTATTCCAGCTTTTAAATCTCATGGTCAAATCTGATAACCGGGTTACCGATACAGAAAAATTTTTTCTGGATCATTATCGAAAAGTTTTACATGAACCCATTCCCGAGTTAGAAAAAAAATATAGGGATAGTATGCCTGACATTTCAGCGAATATTTCTTCTATCTATAATGATTTTTTTTCACCTGCCGGAGAAAAGAAAAAGCTAATTTATGTAGATGATCCGAGAGAACCTAAAAAGGAAGAACCTGTTAAGGACGAGATAAAGAATAAGGGAAATGTGGTAGAACCGGAATTAGAAGAAGAAAAATTGGAAGATCTGCTTCTTGAATTGGAAAAACTGATAGGTTTAAAAAATGTAAAAGAAGAAGTTACGAATCTTGTAAATATATTAAAAGTAGAAAAAATCCGTAAAGAGAAGAATTTGCCTATTCCTTCACGAAGTCTTCATATGGTGTTTACAGGGAATCCGGGAACCGGTAAAACTACTATAGCGAGACTCATAGCCAGAGTTTTCCGTTCTTTAGGAATATTAGAAAAAGGGCATTTAGTTGAAACGGATCGCTCCGGACTTGTCGCTGGTTTTGTAGGTCAAACTGCAACTAAGACTTTAGAAGTGTGTCAGAAGGCACTTGGTGGCGTTTTATTCATTGATGAAGCGTATGCTCTATCAGAAGGAGGAGAGAATGACTTTGGAACAGAAGCCATTAATACGCTTTTAAAATATATGGAAGATAATCGGAATAATTTTATTGCTATCGTTGCAGGATACACGAATAATATGAAACGATTTATAGAGAAAAACCCCGGTCTTCAATCCAGATTTAATAAATACATTGAGTTTCCCGACTATACCCCGGAAGAGCTATTAGAAATTTTTCATATTTTTGTAAATAAATCTAAATTAATTCTAACGAAAGATGCGAAAGAAGCAGTTCTTAAAATATTCCGAGAAGCTTATGAAAAGCGTGATGATAAATTTGGAAATGGTCGTATGGCTCGAAACTTATTTGAAAAAGTTTATTCGAGGCAGGCAAATCGTCTGGTAACTATTACTGAATTAAATGATGAAATTTTATGTACTATAGAAAAAGTTGATATAAGTGAAGAAAATAAAGAAGAGAAGAGTTCAGAGAAAAAGACAACACAAATCTCAAGCGAAATTACAGATACAGAAGTAAACGAGAATGAATAA
- a CDS encoding BolA family transcriptional regulator encodes MKKDEIEEVLRETFKPDILSIVDYSEEHSGHAGNPEGSGGTHFRIRLYTPLFKGKSLLEQHRLVYNCLQEFFQTGLHALHLETGFLEEK; translated from the coding sequence ATGAAAAAAGACGAGATCGAAGAAGTATTACGAGAAACTTTTAAACCCGATATTCTAAGTATCGTAGACTATTCTGAAGAACATTCAGGACATGCAGGAAATCCTGAAGGTAGTGGAGGCACACATTTTAGAATACGCTTATACACACCCCTTTTTAAGGGCAAATCTCTTCTCGAACAACACCGTCTTGTGTATAATTGCCTGCAGGAATTCTTTCAGACCGGTTTACATGCTTTGCACTTAGAAACGGGTTTTTTAGAGGAGAAATGA
- a CDS encoding thiolase domain-containing protein (Catalyzes the synthesis of acetoacetyl coenzyme A from two molecules of acetyl coenzyme A. It can also act as a thiolase, catalyzing the reverse reaction and generating two-carbon units from the four-carbon product of fatty acid oxidation) produces MMSKVYVLGGEQTDFQRNWSKEGKTFMSMMREVMYDSLEKVGIDFEEIKKLNKENRVAVFVGNFDAEQYANQGHLGAFLTEVHPAFYGVPGGRFEAACASGSIALDAAATKIRAEEYDVAIVVGIEVMKTVNSAVGGDFLGTAAYYEKEAKGVEFPFPKLFGKLADVLLERYKLEENRFMDALAEISRINYDNAKRNPKAQTRTWFMNKEHAVQRGGPNNMSVGGRLCITDCSQVTDGAAVVVLASKDYTKDYAKKRDLKVDDIPTMKGWGHRVAPITFEAKVAESEGDKYVLPWTRRTVKDAYKRADLDVKDIDVFETHDCFTSSEYAAISAFGITEPGKEHEAIEDGTIDFKGKKPINPSGGLIGAGHPVGASGVRMMLDIYKQVTGTAGDYQVKGAKNGLMLNIGGSATTNMVFIVGR; encoded by the coding sequence ATCATGAGTAAAGTATATGTATTAGGCGGCGAACAGACTGATTTCCAGAGAAACTGGAGTAAAGAAGGCAAGACCTTTATGTCTATGATGAGAGAAGTAATGTATGACTCTCTCGAAAAAGTAGGCATCGATTTTGAAGAAATTAAAAAATTAAATAAAGAAAACCGTGTAGCTGTTTTCGTAGGTAACTTCGATGCAGAACAGTACGCAAACCAGGGACATCTTGGAGCCTTTTTAACAGAAGTTCACCCTGCATTTTACGGAGTTCCGGGTGGTCGTTTTGAAGCAGCCTGTGCTTCCGGTTCTATAGCCCTCGATGCAGCCGCTACTAAAATCCGTGCTGAAGAATACGATGTAGCAATTGTCGTCGGCATTGAAGTTATGAAAACGGTCAATTCCGCTGTAGGTGGGGATTTTCTCGGAACAGCTGCCTACTATGAAAAAGAAGCCAAGGGAGTGGAATTTCCCTTCCCGAAACTTTTCGGAAAACTGGCTGACGTCCTTTTAGAAAGATATAAATTAGAAGAAAACCGCTTTATGGATGCACTGGCAGAAATCTCAAGAATTAACTATGATAATGCCAAAAGAAACCCAAAAGCTCAAACCAGAACCTGGTTTATGAACAAAGAACATGCAGTGCAGAGAGGTGGCCCTAACAATATGTCCGTCGGGGGAAGACTTTGCATTACCGACTGTTCTCAGGTAACAGACGGTGCGGCTGTTGTGGTTCTCGCTTCTAAAGATTATACGAAAGATTATGCCAAAAAAAGAGATCTGAAAGTAGATGATATTCCTACCATGAAAGGCTGGGGACACAGAGTTGCTCCGATTACTTTCGAAGCCAAGGTTGCTGAGTCAGAAGGGGACAAGTATGTACTACCCTGGACCCGCAGAACTGTAAAAGATGCCTACAAGCGTGCTGACCTCGATGTAAAAGATATAGATGTTTTTGAAACTCATGACTGTTTTACTTCGAGCGAATACGCTGCAATTTCTGCTTTCGGCATTACCGAACCCGGAAAGGAACACGAAGCCATTGAAGACGGAACGATTGATTTTAAAGGTAAAAAACCGATTAATCCGAGCGGTGGTCTTATTGGTGCCGGACACCCGGTAGGAGCCAGCGGAGTCAGGATGATGCTCGATATTTACAAGCAGGTAACCGGAACAGCCGGGGACTACCAGGTGAAAGGAGCCAAAAACGGCCTGATGCTGAATATTGGTGGCTCAGCTACAACTAATATGGTGTTTATCGTAGGTAGATAG
- a CDS encoding PAS domain-containing protein, with protein sequence MDEMILQAIIENSSAFIYIKNKEGRYTVLSKSLLSLAGLNESYQMKHCTEILPFLHTEPIIANDKKVLETGLSLNTEERFRLHNREYILHTQKIPIQDQNGKVVSVCSISHEVTGFKTTEESIKKIFSSIYHKHNAAFFTSLVKSLSETIHSDYTYIGKVNSEITNIETLALYHRGAIIPNIQYELKNTPCESVISKKNYLYTEQLPENFSELLFHANTDLSAYIGVPLINSKNSVIGILIALYKNPLASHTYIHELLTIFSGWISTEIERCEKEESLIELNASLEERVLQRTKGLEALNRELEAFSYSVSHDLRAPLRAIDGYSEALIEEYTEALDKEGLFYCKRLRARVKEMNELISDLLVLSNLSRKSMEITKVNLSQLANEIIDKLRTSNSEEKELHIFIAPNLTAYGDKGLLKILLSNLLDNAWKYSGIRRTIFIEFNVLAQDNKQVFFVKDKGIGFDMKYSNRLFTAFSRLHNSENFEGQGIGLATVYRIINKHSGKIWAESEPDKGATFFFSLPDTIDYMDNPYI encoded by the coding sequence TTGGATGAAATGATACTACAGGCAATTATTGAAAACTCCTCAGCTTTTATTTATATAAAAAATAAGGAAGGTAGATATACGGTTTTGAGTAAAAGCCTTCTCTCATTAGCCGGTCTGAATGAGTCATACCAAATGAAGCATTGTACTGAGATTCTTCCCTTTCTACATACCGAGCCCATTATAGCAAATGATAAAAAAGTTTTAGAAACAGGTTTAAGCCTAAATACAGAAGAACGATTTCGCTTACATAATAGGGAATATATCCTTCATACCCAGAAAATTCCTATCCAGGACCAAAATGGAAAAGTTGTATCCGTTTGTAGTATTTCCCATGAAGTAACAGGTTTTAAAACTACAGAAGAATCTATTAAAAAAATTTTTTCATCCATTTATCACAAACATAATGCAGCTTTTTTTACTTCCCTGGTAAAGTCACTTTCGGAAACCATTCATTCTGACTATACCTATATAGGAAAAGTAAATTCTGAAATAACGAATATCGAAACCCTTGCTTTATATCACAGAGGTGCAATCATTCCAAACATTCAGTATGAACTCAAAAACACTCCCTGTGAATCCGTGATCAGTAAAAAAAATTATCTATACACCGAACAACTACCGGAGAACTTCTCAGAACTTCTATTTCATGCAAACACCGATCTTTCTGCATATATCGGCGTTCCCCTGATTAACTCGAAAAATTCGGTTATTGGCATACTCATTGCACTCTATAAAAATCCTTTAGCCTCGCATACCTATATTCATGAATTACTCACAATTTTTTCCGGCTGGATCTCTACAGAGATTGAAAGGTGTGAAAAAGAAGAGAGTCTTATTGAATTAAATGCATCTCTCGAAGAAAGGGTACTGCAACGAACAAAAGGACTCGAAGCCTTAAACCGGGAATTAGAAGCCTTTTCCTATTCCGTTTCTCATGACTTAAGAGCTCCTCTACGCGCCATAGACGGATATAGCGAAGCCCTTATAGAAGAATATACAGAAGCTCTGGATAAAGAAGGACTTTTTTACTGCAAGAGGCTTCGTGCCAGAGTAAAAGAAATGAATGAATTGATTTCCGATCTTTTAGTACTTTCTAATTTAAGTAGAAAATCTATGGAAATTACAAAAGTCAATTTAAGTCAACTGGCCAATGAAATTATAGACAAGCTTCGTACCTCAAATTCAGAAGAAAAAGAACTTCATATTTTTATAGCTCCAAATCTAACTGCCTACGGTGATAAAGGGCTTTTAAAAATTTTATTATCCAATCTTTTAGATAATGCCTGGAAATATTCAGGTATTCGGCGTACCATTTTTATTGAATTTAATGTTTTAGCACAGGATAATAAACAAGTATTCTTTGTAAAAGATAAAGGAATTGGCTTCGATATGAAATATTCAAACCGTTTATTCACTGCATTTAGCCGCTTACATAATTCAGAAAATTTTGAAGGCCAGGGTATCGGCCTTGCAACAGTATACAGAATTATTAATAAACATTCCGGTAAAATTTGGGCAGAGTCAGAACCGGATAAGGGAGCCACTTTTTTCTTTTCTCTCCCGGATACTATCGATTATATGGATAATCCGTATATATAG
- a CDS encoding SGNH/GDSL hydrolase family protein, which yields MKHFLLLFCLFLSCYTSKKPTIPDYLALLHEGKTIRVNILGDSLSQRSRAFGLQDKLGSSYLVFDYSVEGRNVRDWFFDVNVVLQSRADIILIELGTNDAMSLSSEEYKYYILELIQYIQKRSSAKLVLSTAPLSNMQSLWDVIRTNNSFIRSLRTDHTIIELENVLIDKEGFSFYPLDDPIHPYPAGYEVLGEVLRKELLSLR from the coding sequence ATGAAACATTTTTTGTTGCTTTTCTGTCTATTTTTGTCCTGTTATACTTCTAAGAAACCAACGATCCCGGATTATCTGGCACTGTTGCATGAAGGAAAAACGATTCGGGTGAATATCCTGGGTGATTCTTTATCTCAGCGTTCCCGTGCGTTTGGTTTGCAGGATAAGCTCGGAAGTTCTTATTTGGTTTTTGATTATTCAGTTGAGGGGAGAAATGTAAGGGATTGGTTTTTTGATGTAAATGTGGTTTTGCAAAGTCGGGCTGATATAATCCTGATTGAACTCGGTACAAATGATGCTATGAGTTTAAGTTCAGAGGAATATAAATATTATATACTGGAACTGATTCAATATATACAGAAGAGATCTTCTGCGAAACTTGTCTTAAGTACTGCACCTCTCTCTAATATGCAGAGTCTTTGGGATGTCATCCGAACTAACAATTCTTTTATTCGTAGTTTACGAACTGATCATACAATAATCGAATTGGAGAATGTTTTGATAGATAAAGAAGGGTTCAGCTTTTATCCTCTCGATGACCCGATACACCCTTATCCTGCCGGCTATGAAGTCTTAGGTGAGGTTTTAAGAAAAGAATTATTATCACTGAGGTAA